The stretch of DNA TTTTACTAATGTGgatgattttttttaaaaggaGTGTGCATGATTTttgtatatactccctccgttccaaaatagatgactcaactttatactaactttgtactaaagttagtataaagttgagccatctattttggaacggaggccAGGAGTATATACTAATGTGGATATTCTTTTCATTTGTTAGACTGTCAAACCAGATGAGCCTGGAAGCAGCGGTGGAAGCCGCTGCGGCTTTCTTGAACAAATCGGTCAAGCCGGTCCTTGTTGGGGGAGCGAAGATGAGGATGGCCAAAGCACGCAAAGCCTTCGTAGAGCTAGCCGATGCATGCGGTTACCCGTTCGCGGTGATGCCTTCTGCCAAGGGGCTTGTGCCAGAGCACCACCCTAGATTCATCGGCACATACTGGGGTGTTGTGAGCACTCCATTCTGTGGAGAGATTGTGGAGTCAGCTGATGCCTATTTGTTTGCCGGCCCGATATTCAACGATCACACCTCGGTTGGGTACTCACTTCTTCTCAATAACGAGAAGGCCATCATTGTCCAGCCGGACCGAGTGGTGATTGGGAATGGGCCTGCATTTGGGTGTGTTCTGATGAAGGACTTCCTGCGTGCACTTGCAACCCGGCTCAAGAAGAACACAGCTGCGTGCGAGATACATGGCCGGATTTTTGTGCCTCAGGGCGAACCCCGTCCCTCTGAGCCTGGAGAGCCTCTGAGAGTGAATGTGTTTTTCAAGCATATTCAGAAAATGTTGTCTGGCAACTCAGCTATCATAGCAGAGACCGGGGACTCATGGTTTAACTGCCAGAAGCTAAAACTACCAGAAGGTTGTGGGTAAGCTCCCCTAAATTATTTCAGACCTCTGACTTCGGTCTATGAGTTCTTTTATTATTTGAAACTCCCCGCATTGGTTGTTGGTCACACCCATTCTCTTAGTATTTCTGATTTAGGTATAGCTGAATACTCGGTGAGATGTTTTGTCTGATATTTTGCAAACTCATTGCTTATCTGGGAAAATTTGATAAAATGCCCTCATAGTAGTAGTTTGATCTTTGACTGAAATGATCCGCGATGTGTCACTGACTGGTGGGGCAATATTATCAGTTGGTTTCATGCAAGAGTCTTAACACATTTCAAAATGAATGATAGAAATCTAGACCATTTTTTACACTGGTGACAACTCACAAGCCATGCATGCTTGTGTCAATAGGTAGGATGTATTCCGTTTGGTTTATTTTCAATTTAACACCATTTTCTATTGGCAGGTATGAATGTCAGCTGCAATATGGATCAATTGGTTGGTCGGTCGGGGCTACTCTGGGATATGCGCAGGCTGCTAAGGATAAGCGAGTCATTTCCCTCATTGGAGATGGCAGCTTTCAGGTACAAAAGGAAATCAGAATCACCAAACGTTCCATCTTATTTTATATTTAAAAAAAgcttgtcaaaatatatatgtagcTAACAATTTTTTCATTGGACTGGTATATAGGTGACGGCACAAGAAGTGTCGACGATGCTCCGGTGCGGACAGAACAACATCATCTTCCTCATAAACAATGGGGGTTACACCATCGAGGTGAAGATCCATGACGGTCCTTACAACGTCATCAAGAATTGGAACTACACCGGCTTGGTGGAAGCATTCCATAATGGCGAGGGAAAATGCTATACTGCGAAGGTTGGTGACGCAATTGAAGGATGTATTTATACGGCTAAAAGATATTTCAAAACACCGCATTGACGACATTTCACACTTGTGTTTGTATAGATTCAAACGGAGGAGGAACTGGAGGAGGCAATTGAGGCATCCCTAGGACCTCACAAGGACAGCCTGTGCTTTATAGAGGTAATTGTGCACAAGGATGACACTAGTAAGGAGCTTCTTGTGTGGGGAGCTAGGCTTTTCGCCGAAAATAGCCGCCCGCCGAATCCTCAGTGAACACACCAGGTCTCTACAAGATGCTCATCCAGCTTAATGAGGTCATGTGAAAGTTCACATGTACTGAACTCTGAATAAATCCTCCATTCGAGTCCACTGAACTCTGAATAAATCCTTCGTTTGAGTCCACTGCTGTCGCAAGTGCTCATGGTTACTGTACGTAGGTGTTCTCGGTTCAGGAACTGGTACTTGTATTACCTAAATAAATCTGGAATCGATGTTGTGGCCAGCTAAAGATGCTCTTGGTTTCGGCATCTTTCTTTGAGTTATTTGAATTGACAGAAGCTTCAGGGTTGTTGTGCTTTCCAAAAGCAAAAGTTAGGCATTACATTAGTAATAAGAGTACACACTTACCTAAAACGACACAGGCTAGAAGAGAGTCGTAAAAGTGATCTCCCCTACGCCCCCGCGCCTAGGGTTTCTCTCCTCTCGGGCGATCTGCCGCCCCTGAGTACTCCCACCCCTCGCAAGGCCTGATCGACGCCCTCGTCGATCGTGCAGTGCCCCAACCACGCCAGGATGGCCTCCCCCTTGGATGCCAACTCTGCCATGAGCGGAGGCGCTTCGGCGGCCGCAAACCCCGTTCTGGAAGATTTCTTCGATCAACTAGATCTCAACGATGAGGTGttcaatgatgtagagattgatgAGGAGGATCCCGAAATCAAGGAGAGCGTTCGGTGGCTAGCCCTAGCTAGGGTTCACACCGATAAGAATTTCTCGCAGGCAGCCTTCTACAAGGATATGAGGGCGGCCTGGAATCCGGCGCAGAGGGTAAGATTTCACCCGGTCGGACCTAACAGATTCGTGGTCCAAGCTTCTTGCCTGGGCGACTTGGAGCGGATGATGATGCAAGGCCCTTGGCTCTTACGCAACATGGCAGTTCTGATGTGTTCGTACGATGGTTTCACCAAAGCAGACGATGTGATTTTTGATCATATGCCCATCTGGTTACAGGTTCATAAACTTCCAGATCCCTACTGCAAACAGGGTATTGTGGAGCGGCTCCTAAAGGGGGCTGGCGAAGTCTTGGAGATGCGTTTGAACGGCAATACCTGCGAGGACTATattagggttagggtaaatcatGACATCAAGCAGCCTCTTACAAAGTTTGTGAGCGTTGTTCGGGCACAGGAGAGACATGTTTATCTGGTGCGGTATGAGAAGTTGGCCCCTTTTTGCAGTTTCTGTGGTCGGATAGGACATGAGCACAAGGAGTGCGGTTCTGGTGTTCATGATAAGAAGAATCTCAAGTTTGGCGATTGGTTGTACGCCGACCGCCCTAGTCGGTCGAGGCCTGAGCAAAACCCCAGCAGGGCAGATAAACCTCGTCCACAAAGGAAGAATGGCAGCCCTAGTACTCCATTGGATCCTGGGCTCAAGGCTACGGATCCCGAGATTCTTGACACAGCCACAAGCCTGGTGAAGAACCCAGGTGCAGTCATGGAAGTTGATAGAGATGCAAGGAAGAGATTGAACATGGACAGTGCTGGAGATGATGCCTTGAACAAACCAAAAAGTAAGGATGAGGTGTTGGCCATTACGGATGGCAGCGGTCAGGATCTAGGAGAGAATGCCTCGCCAACGAGCAGCTCTTCTAGCAGTAAACGTGTCAAGCTTACCAAGGATCATGCGACCAATCAGAGATCGGCGGCTTCCCTCGAGGAAGACTGTCGGACGCAATGAATACCCCAGTTTGGAACTGGCGGGGGGGCCGCCGGACAGTTCATGAGGTTTTGGCCCTCTCAAAAGCCAATAACCCCAAGCTTGTCtttgctacctcttaagcactgtgttggttttcccttgaagaggaaagggtaatgcagcaaagtagcgtaagtatttccctcagtttttgaggaccaaggtatcaatctattaggaggccacgcacgagtccctcgcacctacacaaacaaataaaatcctcgcaaccaacgcaataaaggggttgtcaatcccttcacggtcacttacaaaagtgacatatgataagataatatttttggtatttttatgataaagatgcaaagtaaataaagcgaaataaaaatggcaaaagaaatagcttgttgatgggagattcatatgatggaaaatagacccgggggccataggtttcactagtggcttttctcgagagcataagtattacggtgggtaaacaaattactgttgagcaattgacaaaattgagcatagttatgagaatatctaggtatcgtcatgtatataggcatcacgtccgagacaagtagaccgactcctgcctgcatctactactattactccacacatcgcccgctatccagcatgcatctagagtattaagttcaaaagaacaaagtaacgctttaagtaagatgacatgatgtagagggataaactcatgcaatatgatataaacctccatcttgttatcctcgatggcaacaatataatacgtgccttgttgcccctactgtcactgggaaaggacactgcaagattgaacccaaatctaagtacttctcccattgcaagaaagatcaatctagtaggccaaaccaaactgataattcgaagagacttgcaaagataaccaatcatacatgaaagaattcagagaatattcaaatattgttcatagataaacttgatcataaacccacaattcatcggtctcaacaaacacactacaaaataagattacatcgaatagatctccacaagagaggggagaacattgtattgagacccaaaaagagagaataggccatctagctaataactatggacccgaaggtctgaggtaaactactcacacattatcggagaggctatggtgttgatgtagaagctctccgtgatcgatgccccctccggcggagcttcagaaaaggccccaagatgggatctcacgggtacagaaggttgcggcggtggaattagggttttggctccgtatctggtagtttgggggtacgtaagtatatataggaggaagaagtacgtcagtggagcaacatgggccccacgagggtggagggcgcgcctggggggtaggcgtggCCCCTAcatcgtgccttcctggttgctttcttgacgtagggtccaagtcctctggatcacgttcgttccaaaaatcatgttcccgaaggtttcattccatttgga from Triticum urartu cultivar G1812 chromosome 3, Tu2.1, whole genome shotgun sequence encodes:
- the LOC125547968 gene encoding pyruvate decarboxylase 1-like, encoding MDIGSVPSQDDDAAAATPREATLGRHLARRLAEVGARDVFAVPGDFNLTLLDELEAEQPSGGGVRLVGCCNELNAAYAADGYARARAGGVGACVVTFTVGALSAINAVAGAFSENLPVVCISGGPNSNDYGSNRILHHTIGLPDFTQELRCYENVTCYQAVVNNLEDAHEQIDKAISTALKESKPVYISISCDLPSIPHPTFSHHPVAFFLSPRLSNQMSLEAAVEAAAAFLNKSVKPVLVGGAKMRMAKARKAFVELADACGYPFAVMPSAKGLVPEHHPRFIGTYWGVVSTPFCGEIVESADAYLFAGPIFNDHTSVGYSLLLNNEKAIIVQPDRVVIGNGPAFGCVLMKDFLRALATRLKKNTAACEIHGRIFVPQGEPRPSEPGEPLRVNVFFKHIQKMLSGNSAIIAETGDSWFNCQKLKLPEGCGYECQLQYGSIGWSVGATLGYAQAAKDKRVISLIGDGSFQVTAQEVSTMLRCGQNNIIFLINNGGYTIEVKIHDGPYNVIKNWNYTGLVEAFHNGEGKCYTAKIQTEEELEEAIEASLGPHKDSLCFIEVIVHKDDTSKELLVWGARLFAENSRPPNPQ